The DNA window CGTCCCGTCGGATGACCCCCCGGACCACCATGCTGCTGAGCGCGGGGTTCGTGGTCCTGCTGCTGCTCAGCGGCGGCGGTGCGTTACTCCTCGCCACCAGCGGCTCGGGCGCCTCCGAGGCCGAGCTCACCGGCGAAGGCGTCGCTGACGAGTCGAACGACTCCGAGCCGCTGCGGTCCGGGAACCTCTTCCCGGAGACCGTCGACGCCGGCGGGGAGGAGTACTCGCTCGTCATCGACGACGACACCGACGACTGCGCCACCGCCGCCCAGGGAGGTTACGGCGAGCAGCTCGAGGAGAACGAGTGCCGCCAGATCGTACGCGCCTCCTACACCAGCGAGGAAACGAACCGGGCGGTCACCGTCGGCGTCGCCGCCATGTCCACGGCCGACAACGCCCAAGCGGCGCAGGAGGCCCAGGACCTCGGCTCCTCCTGGTTCGCCGGGCTCAACGGGGAACAGGGCAGCGGCACGGAACGCATGCGCTACGCGTCCGGCCAGGGGTCCGGAGCCCAGTGGGGGCGGTACCTCATATTCGCCCTCGCCGCCAACAACGACGGACGCGCCGCCCCGAGGGACGCCGAGAAACTCACCACTCTCAGCGACGACTTCGTGGAGGTCCCCTTCGACTCGCTGAGCGAACGCGCCCAGGAGTGAGCCGGGCCCGAGGGGCCGGTGGCGACGGGCCCACTCCCGCTGGTCTCCGCCACCGGCCCCTTCCGCGTGAGCGTCAGCACCCGCCCGAGGAGAGACTGCGGATCCTGCGGGTGGCGGTCGCCCGCTCGGCGAGCTCACTGTCCGGCGGGTAGCGCACCTCCTCCAGGGTGAGCCCGTGCGGCGGAACCACGTGCACCGCGGAGTCGCGCACCCCGGCGTCCAGCACCCGGCGCGGCCAGCCCGGGTCCCGTCGGCCGTCCCCCACCGCCAACAGGGCTCCCACCAGCGCGCGGACCATGTTGTGGCAGAACGCGTCGGCCTGCACCGTGGCCGCGTACACGTGTTCGGCCTCCATGGACCACCGCAGACGCAGCAGCTCCCGGATCGTGGTCGCGCCCTCCCGCTTGCGGCAGTAGGCGGCGAAGTCGTGCTCACCGGTCAGTTCGGCAGCGGCCTCGTTCATCAGTTCCAGGTCCAGGGAGCGCTTGTGCCACAGGACATCCTTGCGGCGCAGCGGATCCACCCCGCCCGGGGCGTCACTGACCCGGTAGACGTAGGTGCGCAACAACGCCGAGAAGCGGGCGTCGAACCCCTCCGGAGCCGCGGTGGCGGCGCCGACGCGCACATCCTGCGGGAGGACACCGGTCAGGCGGTGCACCAGCCGCTGCCCCTCGGCCTCCCACACCGCCCGCGGCAGGTCGACGTGGGCGACCTGATCCCGGGCGTGCACCCCGGCGTCGGTACGGCCGGCCACCGTCAGCTGGACGTCCTCCTCTCCCAGCCGCAGCACCCGCGCCAGCGCCGCCTGCAGCTCGCCCTGGACGGTTCTCCGGTCGGGCTGCCGCGCCCAACCGGAGAAGTCGGCACCGTCGTAGTCGATGTCCAGTCTCACCCGGACACGCGCGGACTCGTCCATGTTCGCTCCCCCGGCGACGTACAACGTGCCCGGCCCCGCGGAAGGGGACCGGGCACGGCAGGACGGAACGTGAGCGGGAGTCTTACCGCTCCTCGGCCGTCTCCTCGGCGCTCTCGGCGCTCTCGGCACTGTCGGTGCTCTCCTCGGCCGCCGCCTGTTCGGCTGCGGAAGCACCGCGGGCGCGGCCGGCGCCCGCCGGCAGAGCCTCCACCAGCTCGATCACGGCCATCGGAGCACCGTCACCCTTGCGCGGCCCGACCCGGGTGATGCGGGTGTAGCCGCCCTCCCGGTTCTCGTAGCGCGGGCCGATCACGGTGAACAGCTCGTGCACCACCGACTTGTCGGTGATCTTCGTCAGAACCTGACGGCGCGCGTGCAGGTCGCCCCGCTTGCCGAGGGTGATGAGCTTCTCCGCGTACGGACGCAGACGCTTGGCCTTGGCCTCGGTCGTCTTGATCCGGCCGTGCTCGAACAGCGCGGTCGCCAGGTTGGCCAACAGGTGTTTCTCGTGGGTCGGGCCGGCGCCCAGCCGCGGCCCCTTGGTTGGCGTGGGCATGGTGTCGTTCTCCTCGTGGTGCGGTCCCCGGTAGGGCTGTACCCGACCAGGGACCATGGGCGGCGTCTCTTAGTACTGTTCGGTCTCGACGAACGACTCGTCGTCCTCGTCGTCCGACTCGTAGGAGTCCGCCGCGGTGCTCGGGTCGAATCCAGGCGGGGAGTCCTTCAGGGAAAGCCCCATGTCGATCAGTTTCTGCTTGACTTCCTCGATCGACTTCGCGCCGAAGTTCCGGATGTCCAGCAGGTCCTGCTCGGAACGGGCCACCAGCTCGCCGACGCTGTGGATGCCCTCACGCTTGAGGCAGTTGTACGAGCGAACCGTGAGGTTGAGGTCCTCGATCGGCAGCGCGAGGTCAGCGGCCAGCGCGGCATCCGTCGGCGACGGGCCCATGTCGATCCCCTCGGCATCGACGTTGAGCTCGCGCGCCAGCCCGAACAGCTCGACCAGCGTCTTTCCGGCGCTGGCGATCGCGTCCCGCGGCCGGATGCACGGCTTGGTCTCGACGTCCACCGACAGCCGGTCGAAGTCGGTGCGCTGTTCCACACGGGTCGCTTCGACCTTGTAACTGACACGCAGCACCGGCGAGTAGATCGAGTCGATCGGGATGCGACCGATCTCCTGACCCGGCTGCTTGTTCTGCGTCGCGGAAACGTAACCACGGCCGCGTTCGACCGTCAGCTCCATCTCCAACTTGCCCTTGCTGTTCAGCGTGGCGAGGTGCAGGTCGGGATTGTGCACCTCGACGCCGGCGGGCGGGGCGATGTCCGCGGCGGTGACAACGCCGGGCCCCTGCTTGCGCAGGTACATCAGCACCGGCTCGTCGTGCTCCGAGCTGACCACCAGACCCTTGAGGTTCAGGATGATCTCGGTGACATCCTCCTTGACCCCGGGAACGGTGGTGAACTCGTGCTCGACCCCCTCGATCCGGATGCTGGTGACAGCCGCACCCGGAATGGAGGACAGCAGGGTCCGCCTGAGCGAGTTACCGATGGTGTAGCCGAAGCCCGGCTCCAACGGTTCGAGTACGAACTTGGAGCGGAACTCCGAGAGTGACTCCTCGGAGAGCGCTGGACGCTGAGCGATCAACATGGTCCGTGATTCCTTTCCCACGGCCGCCCGCTATTTGACGGCCACTGGTCGGCTCCGCGCGGCGGAGCCTGTTACTAACCCGTTCTTCCCGGGATCTCGCGGATCACGCGGATCCGCGAGGGCAACGCGGCGCCGAGGTCCTCAGACCCTCCGCCGCTTCGGCGGACGGCAGCCGTTGTGCGGGACCGGTGTGACGTCCTGGATGGAACCCACCTCGAGCCCGGTGGCCTGCAGCGACCGGATCGCGGTCTCGCGGCCGGAGCCGGGCCCCTTCACGAAGACGTCCACCTTGCGCATCCCGTGCTCCTGCGCGCGGCGCGCGGCGGCCTCGGCCGCCATCTGCGCGGCGAACGGGGTGGACTTGCGCGAGCCCTTGAAGCCCACCTGCCCCGAGCTGGCCCAAGAGATCACCGAACCTCCGGGGTCGGTGATGCTCACAACCGTGTTGTTGAACGTGCTCTTGATGTGAGCATGTCCATGGGCTATATTCTTCTTTTCCTTGCGGCGCACCTTACGCTGGGTGGCCTGCTGCTGGCGGCCCTTAGGCGGCATGGTTGAAAACTCCCAAGATCATCGGTCCGTTGGCGTTCGGGCACACGACCGTGCGTCCGGAGTGGACTACTTCTTTCCGGACTTCCGCTTTCCGGCCACGGTCTTCTTCTTGCCCTTGCGGGTGCGCGCGTTCGTCTGGGTGCGCTGCCCGTGCACGGGAAGGCCGCGGCGGTGTCGAATGCCCTGGTAGCAGGCGATCTCCATCTTGCGGCGGATGTCGGCCTGCACCTCACGCCGGAGGTCGCCCTCGACCTGGTAGTTGGCGTCGATCCAGTCGCGCAGCTTGATCAGCTCGTCCTCGGAGAGCTCGTGCACCCGGGTGCTCGCCGGGACCCCGGTGTTCTCCAGGGTCTCGTTGGCGCGAGTACGGCCGATCCCGTAAACGTAGGTGAGTGCGATCTCCACCCGCTTCTCGCGGGGGAGGTCGACGCCGGCAATACGTGCCATATGGGCGAACTCCTTCATGCGTATGCGGAGGTCTGACGCGCTCCCTCCCCGTCGCCCATCCGACGGGGCCCCAGCCTCCGACCGGGGGTTGTCCCCTCGCCTCCTGCGGGAGAGGACCGGAACGCGTTTCCGTCGATTACGCCGCGAGACCCAGCGCCGCGCGGCGGTGTCGCGTCGGGTGAGCGGGACGCTAGCCCTGACGCTGCTTGTGCCGCGGATCCGAGCAGATCACCATGATCACGCCCTTACGGCGGATCACCCGGCACTTTGAACAGATTCTCTTGACGCTCGGCTTGACCTTCATGGTGGCTCCGGACTCATACCAACACCGGCGAGCGCAGCCCGAAAGCCGGCCGCGGATGGTGGATTACTTGTAGCGGTACACGATGCGCCCGCGCGTAAGATCGTACGGGCTCAGTTCGACGACGACCCGGTCGTCGGGAAGGATGCGGATGTAGTGCATCCGCATCTTGCCGCTGATGTGGGCAAGGACCTGGTGCCCGTTGTCGAGCTCCACTCGGAACATAGCGTTAGGTAGGGACTCGATAACGGAGCCCTCGATCTCGATGGCGCCGTCTTTCTTTGCCATGTCCTCCACGCTTCGTTCATCGGTTGTTCACTGGACTAACCCGACGCGCTTCCAGGAGGCGCCCCAGAACAGGGAGCACCTGCGGAACTCGCCTCGAGAAGGAAGCCCCGCGAGAAATGCGCTCTGGAAGATCAGGTCAACTGCGTTAGCATACGCCAGCACAATGAACGAATGCGAATGAAGGCAGACTGACCCAACAGCCCGCGTATGGGCACTATCAGTTTAGCGCCTTGATACGGGTGCTCCCAACGCAGCCTGGGTACGGCCCGACAGCGGTGTCACCCGCGCCTGCCCCGCAGGAGGCCGATCGCCCCTACGCCGAGTGTGACAAAAAGCATAACCGCCCCCCAGGGAACCAGCACCCAGAGGAACCAGGGGTATCCGCTTCCGCCCGCGAGGAGGGCGGTGAGCCAGACCGCCAGGCACACGGCGTTCACACCGCCCCACAGGACCCACGGGAGCACCAGGGCCGGATGACCCAGCAATGCCAGTCCGCCCCGCCTCTCTCGGTCCACGGCCCGCTCTTCCACGAACTCGGCGAGGTCCCGTTCCGGGAGGTCCGCGGTGAGGGAGAACAGCTGCCCGCGGGTACGGGCGCCCTCGGCCTCCGCCAGCCGGTCGCTGAGTTCGCCGTCCGCCAGCCGCCCCCGGTCGGCGTGCTCACGCAACAACTGCGCCACCCGATCGCGCTCAGCGTCGGAGGCCCTCATCTGGGCTGTGGAATCGGCCACACGACACCATCCTCACCGGCAGACCGCCGTGTCCGGACACCGTCGCGCCCGCTGGGGAGGTTCCGGCGGGGCGGAGACGGTTGCTGTCGGATGGAACACACGCCGCCCGCGCGGCATTCCGCGCCATCGCGGACACACGCCGCGTTGGCACGGCCGCCGCGGGCGACGGGAACGGCTCAGAACCCGGGGTCGGGGAAACCGAGTTCGGCGAGTTTCTTCTGGTTCTCCGGACGGGCCGTCAGAACCAGCGGCCCGTCCTCGGTGATGGCCACGGAATGCTCGAAATGCGCTGCCCGCTTACCGTCCCGAGTGACCACGGTCCACCCGTCGTCCAGCTCGACCACGTGCCGGTTCCCCTGGGTGGCCATCGGTTCGATCGCCAGACACATCCCCGTCGTCAGTTTCATCCCCTTACCGCGTTTCCCGTGGTTGGGGACGTGGGGCTCCATGTGCATCTGGGTGCCGATGCCGTGCCCGCCGTACTCCAGGACGTTGCCGAACCGGCTCGCCCGGAGGTAGCTGTCGATCGCGTTCCCGATGTCCTCGAGGCGCCTGCCGCTCCACAGCTGCGCGATCCCGGCCCACATGGACTCCTCGCAGGCCTCCATCATCCGGCTGTCCTCCCGGTTCGGAGTACCCACCGGGAACGTGATCGCGGAGTCCCCGTGCCATCCGTCCAGGATCGCACCGCAGTCGACCGAGACGATATCGCCGTCCGCCAGCACCGTGGACGCGGACGGGATACCGTGCACGACCCTCTCGTTCACCGAGGTGCAGATCGAACCGGGGAACCCGTAGTAGCCCTTGAACGACGGAACCGCTCCGGCGTCCCGGATCATCCGCTCGGCTATCTCGTCGAGATCCAGAGTGGACATCCCGGGACGCGCGGACGAACGCAGCTCGCCCAACGTGCGCGCGACGATCCGGCCCGCGGCGCGCATCCGGGCGATCTGGTCCGCGCTCTTGATCTGAACCTCGGGTTCGGCCTTTCGGAACATCAGGAGGAACGTCCCATCGCCGCCAGCGCCCGAGCCGTGACCTCCTCGACCGTTCCGGTCGCGGTGATCGTGACGAGCAGCCCCTCGTCGGCGTAGAACGACACCAGCGGCGCCGTCTGCTCCCGGTACACCTCCATGCGGTGCCGGATCGTCTCCTCCTTGTCGTCCTCCCGCTGGAAGAGCTCACCCGAGCACTGGTCACACACCCCAGCGACCGTCGGGGGGTCGTAGAGGGTGTGGTGGGCGTAGCCGCAGCTCCGGCAGGAACGACGGCCGGAGAGGCGGGTGACCACCTCCTCCTCGTCGACCTTCAGCTCGACGACGGCATCCAGCTCCTCGTCCAGCTCCACCAGGATCTTGTTCAGCACCTGAGCCTGGCTGACGTTGCGCGGGAACCCGTCCAGGAGGAAGCCTTGCAGCGCGTCCTCCTGGACCAACCGGTCCCGGACCATCGCGTTGGTGATCTCGTCGGGAACCAGGTCACCCCGGTCCATGTACTCCTTGGCCTGCAAGCCAAGCTCTGTGCCACCACTCACGTTGGCACGGAAGATATCCCCGGTGGACACCTTCGGGATCGACAACTCTGACGCCAAAATCTGGGCCTGGGTACCCTTACCGGCACCTGGGGGCCCTAGCAGTACGGCACGCACTATCGCAGAAAACCTTCGTAGTTCCTCTGCTGGAGGTGACTCTCGATCTGCTTCACCGTATCCAGCCCGACACCGACCATGATCAGGATGCTCGTACCACCGAACGGGAAGTTCTGGCTCGCGCCGGACGCGCCCATCGCCACCATCGGCAGCAGAGCTATCACACCCAGGTACAGCGAACCGGGAGTCGTCAGCCGCGTCAGCACATAGTCGAGGTACTCCGCGGTCGGACGCCCCGGCCGGATACCCGGGATGAACCCACCATACTTCTTCATGTTGTCGGCGACTTCAGCGGGGTTGAACGTGATCGCCACGTAGAAGAACGCGAACCCGACGATCAGCAAGAAGAACGTCGCCATGTAGACGGGATGGGTGCCGCTGACGAAGTACGTGGAGAGGAAGTCCACGACGACGTTGTCCGAGTCCTGGCCCATCAGCCCGATCGCCAGCTGCGGCAGGTACAGCAGCGAGGAAGCGAAGATCACCGGGATGATGCCGGCCTGGTTCACCTTCAGCGGGATGTAGGTGGAGCTGCCCCCGTACATCCGCCGACCGACCATCCGCTTCGCGTACTGCACCGGGATGCGCCGCTGTGCCTGCTCGATGAAGACGACTCCCGCGATCAGCACCAGGCCGGCAGCGCAGATGAGCCCGAACACCCACTCCGGCTGCTCCTGCCAGATGGTCTGGATCGCCGAGGGGAACGTGGCGATGACCTGGGTGAAGATCATCAACGACATACCGTTGCCGACGCCGCGCTCGGTGATCAGCTCACCGAACCACATGATGATGGCGGTACCGGCGGTCATCACGAAGACCATCGTCACCAGGGTGACGAGGTCCTGGCGGGGCATGTACTGGGCGGCCTGGATCCCGGTCTGCTGGAAGAGCTGGCCGGTGCGCGCCATCGCGATGATGCTGGTGGACTGCAGGACCGCGAGCGCGAGGGTCAAGTACCGCGTGTACTGCGTGATCTTGGTCTGCCCCGCCTGGCCTTCCTTCTTCAGCGTCTCCAGCCGGGGGATGACCACGGTCAGCAGGTTGATGATGATACTGGCGGTGATGTAGGGCATGATGCCCAACGCGAAGACCGCGAGCTGCAGCAGGGCACCGCCGCTGAAGAGGTTGACCAGCGCGTAGACGCCGGACTCGTCGGCGTTCTGGGCCGACTCCACTTGCTCCCGAATCGCCGACGGGTCGATTCCGGGGGCGGGTATGACCGACCCGAGCCGGAAAATGGTCAGAATGAAAATCGTAAAGAGCAGTTTGTTCCGCAGGTCAGGCGTGCGGAACGCACGGACGAACGCACCTAGCACGTCTCCTCCTGCGCGGCTTCGGCGGCGGAACCGAGTCGAGACATCGCGGCCGATCCTGAATCGTCGTAGAGCGTCAGCGCCGGGGGTGGCCCGGAGCTCGGAAACATCGCATCAAGCAAAGGGCACTTTAACACTCATCCGCAGTGACAGCAGGTTACTGGTGCCGACAGTGGGTATAAC is part of the Haloactinospora alba genome and encodes:
- the truA gene encoding tRNA pseudouridine(38-40) synthase TruA, translating into MDESARVRVRLDIDYDGADFSGWARQPDRRTVQGELQAALARVLRLGEEDVQLTVAGRTDAGVHARDQVAHVDLPRAVWEAEGQRLVHRLTGVLPQDVRVGAATAAPEGFDARFSALLRTYVYRVSDAPGGVDPLRRKDVLWHKRSLDLELMNEAAAELTGEHDFAAYCRKREGATTIRELLRLRWSMEAEHVYAATVQADAFCHNMVRALVGALLAVGDGRRDPGWPRRVLDAGVRDSAVHVVPPHGLTLEEVRYPPDSELAERATATRRIRSLSSGGC
- the rpsK gene encoding 30S ribosomal protein S11, translated to MPPKGRQQQATQRKVRRKEKKNIAHGHAHIKSTFNNTVVSITDPGGSVISWASSGQVGFKGSRKSTPFAAQMAAEAAARRAQEHGMRKVDVFVKGPGSGRETAIRSLQATGLEVGSIQDVTPVPHNGCRPPKRRRV
- the rplQ gene encoding 50S ribosomal protein L17, with amino-acid sequence MPTPTKGPRLGAGPTHEKHLLANLATALFEHGRIKTTEAKAKRLRPYAEKLITLGKRGDLHARRQVLTKITDKSVVHELFTVIGPRYENREGGYTRITRVGPRKGDGAPMAVIELVEALPAGAGRARGASAAEQAAAEESTDSAESAESAEETAEER
- the secY gene encoding preprotein translocase subunit SecY, encoding MLGAFVRAFRTPDLRNKLLFTIFILTIFRLGSVIPAPGIDPSAIREQVESAQNADESGVYALVNLFSGGALLQLAVFALGIMPYITASIIINLLTVVIPRLETLKKEGQAGQTKITQYTRYLTLALAVLQSTSIIAMARTGQLFQQTGIQAAQYMPRQDLVTLVTMVFVMTAGTAIIMWFGELITERGVGNGMSLMIFTQVIATFPSAIQTIWQEQPEWVFGLICAAGLVLIAGVVFIEQAQRRIPVQYAKRMVGRRMYGGSSTYIPLKVNQAGIIPVIFASSLLYLPQLAIGLMGQDSDNVVVDFLSTYFVSGTHPVYMATFFLLIVGFAFFYVAITFNPAEVADNMKKYGGFIPGIRPGRPTAEYLDYVLTRLTTPGSLYLGVIALLPMVAMGASGASQNFPFGGTSILIMVGVGLDTVKQIESHLQQRNYEGFLR
- the map gene encoding type I methionyl aminopeptidase, whose protein sequence is MFRKAEPEVQIKSADQIARMRAAGRIVARTLGELRSSARPGMSTLDLDEIAERMIRDAGAVPSFKGYYGFPGSICTSVNERVVHGIPSASTVLADGDIVSVDCGAILDGWHGDSAITFPVGTPNREDSRMMEACEESMWAGIAQLWSGRRLEDIGNAIDSYLRASRFGNVLEYGGHGIGTQMHMEPHVPNHGKRGKGMKLTTGMCLAIEPMATQGNRHVVELDDGWTVVTRDGKRAAHFEHSVAITEDGPLVLTARPENQKKLAELGFPDPGF
- the rpmJ gene encoding 50S ribosomal protein L36 → MKVKPSVKRICSKCRVIRRKGVIMVICSDPRHKQRQG
- a CDS encoding DNA-directed RNA polymerase subunit alpha, which produces MLIAQRPALSEESLSEFRSKFVLEPLEPGFGYTIGNSLRRTLLSSIPGAAVTSIRIEGVEHEFTTVPGVKEDVTEIILNLKGLVVSSEHDEPVLMYLRKQGPGVVTAADIAPPAGVEVHNPDLHLATLNSKGKLEMELTVERGRGYVSATQNKQPGQEIGRIPIDSIYSPVLRVSYKVEATRVEQRTDFDRLSVDVETKPCIRPRDAIASAGKTLVELFGLARELNVDAEGIDMGPSPTDAALAADLALPIEDLNLTVRSYNCLKREGIHSVGELVARSEQDLLDIRNFGAKSIEEVKQKLIDMGLSLKDSPPGFDPSTAADSYESDDEDDESFVETEQY
- a CDS encoding DUF1707 SHOCT-like domain-containing protein, producing MADSTAQMRASDAERDRVAQLLREHADRGRLADGELSDRLAEAEGARTRGQLFSLTADLPERDLAEFVEERAVDRERRGGLALLGHPALVLPWVLWGGVNAVCLAVWLTALLAGGSGYPWFLWVLVPWGAVMLFVTLGVGAIGLLRGRRG
- the rpsM gene encoding 30S ribosomal protein S13, with translation MARIAGVDLPREKRVEIALTYVYGIGRTRANETLENTGVPASTRVHELSEDELIKLRDWIDANYQVEGDLRREVQADIRRKMEIACYQGIRHRRGLPVHGQRTQTNARTRKGKKKTVAGKRKSGKK
- a CDS encoding adenylate kinase, whose product is MLGPPGAGKGTQAQILASELSIPKVSTGDIFRANVSGGTELGLQAKEYMDRGDLVPDEITNAMVRDRLVQEDALQGFLLDGFPRNVSQAQVLNKILVELDEELDAVVELKVDEEEVVTRLSGRRSCRSCGYAHHTLYDPPTVAGVCDQCSGELFQREDDKEETIRHRMEVYREQTAPLVSFYADEGLLVTITATGTVEEVTARALAAMGRSS
- the infA gene encoding translation initiation factor IF-1; this encodes MAKKDGAIEIEGSVIESLPNAMFRVELDNGHQVLAHISGKMRMHYIRILPDDRVVVELSPYDLTRGRIVYRYK